A DNA window from bacterium contains the following coding sequences:
- a CDS encoding polysaccharide biosynthesis tyrosine autokinase, with translation MPPDIPNDSAIEREWTLQDYINLFLRRKFSILVTALLIFAAAAVYTFIRPPQYYSSATFIIESPNMGLGSLLGSQSSARALAEPGRPLEFYQALLESQAYQEQLWQQARGDSIILASGMTGEEFHRFLQKNIKLTTDKTELVKLGVTAKSPQLAWRLADLAITVFKLRCKQIELEETRNVVDYVDKQKEISRGKLEDAERSLQEFNESTSFAVSDEDGGLLKKLVELESGLAEVQSQRELAEANIAAYNQRLNDLKAPNTPELNDIDTPRTKELRSRLDRLIEERTQLAGAGTRSVKAVSLDQQIDEVRNQLYQAILETTPGKDAGAYLNQNLWEEIRQNRIKEELQLYMLRNRERFFQRQVATYRRENPKLVERAIEMTRLQRSKKVYEDMFAILLEKGEEARIKSATGTGGIRILDSPVMPQRPVPAHVPRNLAVGLMLGLGLGFGLAMLRDYLDNTIRSQDELTRHTGLAVMGAVAEIKVKDPAGRKPVRPAQVEEAETTGPAAYAFSSNGYTGHLISQMKPREPVVDAYRTLRTNLQFASVDQPISALLVTSALPGEGKTLSTANIAISFAELGQRVLIIDGDMRKPRQHTLFGLKSTPGLADCMARGLSAGQVIYQTSVPNLRLVPCGTIPPNPAEMIASQRMGDFIAQCRMMFDLVVIDAPPVRLVTDPLLFAAKATHVLLVVKANSTQMRDVQEAAALMHRAQTPILGVLFNYVKTTRGYGDYHRYNYYYHSFSTGKEA, from the coding sequence ATGCCTCCTGATATCCCCAATGACAGCGCCATTGAGCGCGAATGGACCCTGCAGGACTATATCAATCTCTTTCTCCGCCGCAAGTTCTCCATTCTTGTAACGGCGCTGCTGATCTTTGCCGCCGCCGCCGTCTATACCTTCATCCGCCCGCCGCAGTACTACTCCTCCGCCACCTTTATTATCGAGAGCCCGAATATGGGCCTGGGCAGCCTGCTCGGCAGCCAGTCTAGCGCCCGGGCGCTCGCCGAGCCGGGCCGGCCGCTGGAATTCTACCAGGCCCTGCTCGAAAGCCAGGCCTACCAGGAGCAGCTCTGGCAGCAGGCCCGCGGCGACAGCATCATTCTCGCCAGCGGCATGACCGGCGAGGAGTTCCACCGCTTCCTGCAAAAGAACATCAAGCTGACCACCGACAAGACCGAACTGGTCAAGCTCGGGGTGACGGCCAAATCGCCCCAGCTGGCCTGGCGTCTCGCCGACCTCGCCATCACGGTCTTCAAGCTGCGCTGCAAGCAGATCGAGCTGGAGGAGACCCGCAACGTCGTCGACTATGTCGACAAGCAGAAAGAGATCTCGCGCGGCAAGCTCGAGGATGCCGAGCGCTCACTGCAGGAATTCAACGAGTCGACCAGCTTTGCCGTCAGCGATGAGGATGGCGGGCTGCTGAAAAAGCTGGTCGAGCTGGAGAGCGGCCTGGCCGAGGTGCAGTCGCAGCGCGAGCTGGCCGAGGCCAACATCGCCGCCTACAACCAGCGCCTCAACGATCTCAAGGCCCCCAATACCCCCGAGCTGAACGACATCGACACCCCCCGCACCAAGGAGCTGCGCAGCCGCCTCGACCGGCTGATCGAGGAGCGCACCCAGCTGGCTGGCGCCGGGACGCGCAGCGTCAAGGCGGTCTCCCTGGATCAGCAGATCGACGAGGTGCGCAACCAGCTCTACCAGGCCATCCTCGAGACCACGCCGGGCAAGGATGCCGGCGCCTATCTCAACCAGAACCTCTGGGAGGAGATCCGCCAGAACCGCATCAAGGAGGAGCTGCAGCTCTACATGCTGCGCAACCGCGAGCGTTTTTTTCAGCGCCAGGTGGCCACCTACCGCCGCGAAAATCCCAAACTGGTCGAGCGCGCCATCGAGATGACCCGGTTGCAGCGCTCCAAAAAGGTCTACGAGGACATGTTCGCCATCCTGCTCGAAAAGGGCGAGGAGGCGCGCATCAAGTCGGCCACCGGCACCGGCGGCATCCGCATCCTCGACAGCCCGGTTATGCCGCAGCGGCCTGTGCCCGCCCATGTGCCGCGCAATCTCGCCGTCGGGCTGATGCTCGGCCTCGGCCTGGGGTTCGGCCTCGCCATGTTGCGCGATTATCTCGACAACACCATCCGCAGCCAGGATGAGCTGACGCGTCATACCGGGCTGGCGGTAATGGGGGCGGTCGCCGAGATCAAGGTGAAGGATCCCGCCGGCCGCAAGCCGGTCCGGCCGGCGCAAGTTGAGGAGGCCGAAACGACGGGGCCCGCGGCTTATGCTTTTTCGAGCAACGGCTATACCGGCCATCTCATCTCCCAGATGAAGCCGCGCGAGCCGGTGGTGGATGCCTACCGCACCTTGCGCACCAACCTCCAGTTCGCCAGCGTCGACCAGCCCATCAGCGCTCTGCTGGTCACCAGCGCCCTGCCGGGTGAAGGCAAGACCCTCTCCACGGCCAATATTGCCATCAGCTTCGCAGAACTGGGCCAGCGGGTGCTGATCATCGACGGCGACATGCGCAAGCCCAGGCAGCACACCCTCTTCGGATTAAAGAGCACGCCGGGCCTGGCGGATTGCATGGCGCGGGGGCTCAGCGCCGGACAGGTGATCTACCAGACCAGCGTGCCCAATCTGCGCCTGGTCCCCTGCGGCACCATCCCGCCCAATCCAGCGGAGATGATCGCCAGCCAGCGCATGGGGGATTTCATCGCCCAGTGCCGGATGATGTTCGATCTGGTGGTTATCGACGCCCCGCCGGTGCGGCTGGTTACCGACCCGCTGCTCTTCGCTGCCAAGGCCACCCATGTGCTGCTAGTGGTCAAGGCCAACTCGACCCAGATGCGCGATGTGCAGGAGGCGGCCGCGTTGATGCACCGGGCGCAGACGCCTATTCTGGGCGTGCTGTTTAATTACGTAAAAACTACTCGGGGATACGGCGATTACCACCGCTATAATTACTATTACCACAGCTTTTCCACCGGCAAAGAGGCTTGA